A stretch of Argiope bruennichi chromosome 10, qqArgBrue1.1, whole genome shotgun sequence DNA encodes these proteins:
- the LOC129987719 gene encoding uncharacterized protein LOC129987719 has protein sequence MKFLILFATAVLFETVQCDKECFRKVFKDCVREPVRMDKMTLCGELSYRIQCFTRKAYKCDMPFKTSSDELEIAITRICRTDAVKKWFDEQKECYKKSLNASQCIEPINQVMTDLTTPEAFILANKKACNLFKPYSTCARETVEENCGTINKVLFDWLFVPLQRLSSSLCEELILPADEKDTRPDNFGNLNVFATVAAIFLAN, from the exons ATGAAGTTCTTGATTTTGTTTGCAACTGCAG ttCTCTTTGAAACTGTCCAATGCGACAAGGAGTGCTTTAGAAAGGTGTTCAAAGACTGCGTCAGAGAACCCGTTCGAATGGACAAGATGACTCTGT GCGGTGAACTCTCTTATCGGATACAGTGTTTTACCCGAAAGGCTTATAAATGTGACATGCCATTCAAAACATCTTCCGACGAGCTCGAAATTGCTATTACGAGAATATGCAGAACCGACGCCGTcaagaaat GGTTCGACGAACAAAAGGAATGCTATAAGAAATCTCTCAACGCGAGCCAATGTATTGAACCGATCAACCAAGTTATGACTGACCTTACGACTCCTGAAGCTTTCATCTTGGCGAACAAAAAGGCTTGCAA TTTGTTCAAACCTTATTCCACCTGTGCGCGTGAGACCGTCGAAGAGAACTGCGGAACAATAAACAAAGTCTTGTTCGACTGGTTGTTCGTTCCCCTCCAGAGGCTGAGCAGCTCGCTTTGCGAGGAGCTGATTCTTCCAGCTGATGAGAAAGACACCCGACCTGACAACTTCGGAAACCTCAATGTTTTTGCCACTGTGGCAGCCATCTTTCTTGCcaattaa